From one Macaca nemestrina isolate mMacNem1 chromosome 3, mMacNem.hap1, whole genome shotgun sequence genomic stretch:
- the LOC105477345 gene encoding odontogenic ameloblast-associated protein isoform X2, with product MVQIFLYRSRSKIYHTKMKIIILLGFLGATLSAPLIPQRLMSASNSNELLLNLNNGQLLPLRLQGPLNSWIPPFSGVLQQQQQAQIPGLAQFSLSALDQFAGLFPNQIPFPGQASFAQGAQAGQVDPSQAQTPPQTQPGPNHVMPYVFSFKMPQEQGQMFEYYPVYMLLPWEQPQQTVPRSPQQTRQQQYEEQAIPGGQQQLAFDPQLGTAPEIAVMSTGEEIPYLQKEVINFRHDSAGVLMPSTSPKPSTTNVFTSAIDRTITAKFPEEKAKTDSLREP from the exons ATGGTTCAGATTTTTCTTTATAGGTCCAGGAGTAAG ATATatcatacaaaaatgaaaattataattctTCTTGGATTCCTGGGAGCCACATTGTCAGCCCCA ctTATCCCACAGCGTCTTATGTCTGCCAGCAATAGCAATGAG ctaCTTCTTAATCTTAATAATGGTCAACTTTTGCCACTACGACTTCAG GGCCCACTTAATTCATGGATTCCACCTTTCTCTGGAGTTttacaacagcagcagcaggctCAAATTCCAGGACTCGCCCAATTCTCTTTATCAGCTCTAGACCAGTTTGCCGGACTGTTCCCAAATCAGATACCCTTCCCAGGACAGGCCAGTTTTGCCCAAGGAGCCCAGGCAGGCCAAGTTGACCCCTCACAGGCTCAAACACCGCCTCAGACACAACCAGGCCCCAATCAC GTGATGCCCTATGTGTTCTCCTTCAAAATGCCTCAAGAGCAAGGACAG ATGTTTGAATACTATCCAGTTTACATGCTCCTACCCTGGGAACAACCTCAGCAAACAGTTCCTAGGTCACCTCAACAAACAAGACAGCAGCAGTATGAGGAGCAG gctATACCAGGAGGACAGCAGCAACTAGCTTTTGATCCCCAACTAGGCACAGCTCCTGAAATTGCTGTGATG TCAACAGGAGAAGAGATACCATATTTACAAAAAGAAGTGATAAACTTTAGACATGACAGTGCAGGAGTTCTCATGCCCTCGACTTCACCAAAACCCAGCACAACCAATGTTTTCACTTCTGCTATAGACCGAACTATTACCGCAAAGTTCCCAGAAGAGAAG GCCAAGACTGATAGTCTAAGGGAACCATGA
- the LOC105477345 gene encoding odontogenic ameloblast-associated protein isoform X1: MVQIFLYRSRSKIYHTKMKIIILLGFLGATLSAPLIPQRLMSASNSNELLLNLNNGQLLPLRLQGPLNSWIPPFSGVLQQQQQAQIPGLAQFSLSALDQFAGLFPNQIPFPGQASFAQGAQAGQVDPSQAQTPPQTQPGPNHVMPYVFSFKMPQEQGQMFEYYPVYMLLPWEQPQQTVPRSPQQTRQQQYEEQIPFYDQFGYIPQLAEPAIPGGQQQLAFDPQLGTAPEIAVMSTGEEIPYLQKEVINFRHDSAGVLMPSTSPKPSTTNVFTSAIDRTITAKFPEEKAKTDSLREP; the protein is encoded by the exons ATGGTTCAGATTTTTCTTTATAGGTCCAGGAGTAAG ATATatcatacaaaaatgaaaattataattctTCTTGGATTCCTGGGAGCCACATTGTCAGCCCCA ctTATCCCACAGCGTCTTATGTCTGCCAGCAATAGCAATGAG ctaCTTCTTAATCTTAATAATGGTCAACTTTTGCCACTACGACTTCAG GGCCCACTTAATTCATGGATTCCACCTTTCTCTGGAGTTttacaacagcagcagcaggctCAAATTCCAGGACTCGCCCAATTCTCTTTATCAGCTCTAGACCAGTTTGCCGGACTGTTCCCAAATCAGATACCCTTCCCAGGACAGGCCAGTTTTGCCCAAGGAGCCCAGGCAGGCCAAGTTGACCCCTCACAGGCTCAAACACCGCCTCAGACACAACCAGGCCCCAATCAC GTGATGCCCTATGTGTTCTCCTTCAAAATGCCTCAAGAGCAAGGACAG ATGTTTGAATACTATCCAGTTTACATGCTCCTACCCTGGGAACAACCTCAGCAAACAGTTCCTAGGTCACCTCAACAAACAAGACAGCAGCAGTATGAGGAGCAG ATACCATTCTATGATCAATTTGGATACATTCCACAACTAGCAGAACCT gctATACCAGGAGGACAGCAGCAACTAGCTTTTGATCCCCAACTAGGCACAGCTCCTGAAATTGCTGTGATG TCAACAGGAGAAGAGATACCATATTTACAAAAAGAAGTGATAAACTTTAGACATGACAGTGCAGGAGTTCTCATGCCCTCGACTTCACCAAAACCCAGCACAACCAATGTTTTCACTTCTGCTATAGACCGAACTATTACCGCAAAGTTCCCAGAAGAGAAG GCCAAGACTGATAGTCTAAGGGAACCATGA